From a single Methylosinus sp. H3A genomic region:
- a CDS encoding DUF6111 family protein has product MWRVIVQPALLFVTPFVVYALYLLTRRRWPFVAALWTRGVVSSLTIVGLAIAVAGFVFLALLSPRNEGTYVPAHIEDGRLAPGRFQ; this is encoded by the coding sequence ATGTGGCGGGTCATCGTTCAACCGGCTTTGCTCTTCGTCACGCCCTTCGTCGTCTATGCGCTCTATCTGCTGACGCGTCGGCGTTGGCCCTTCGTGGCCGCGTTGTGGACGCGCGGCGTCGTCTCGTCGCTGACGATCGTCGGCCTCGCCATCGCGGTCGCCGGATTCGTCTTTCTGGCGCTGCTGTCGCCGCGCAACGAGGGAACTTATGTGCCGGCGCATATAGAGGACGGCCGGCTCGCGCCCGGCCGCTTTCAGTAA
- a CDS encoding CCA tRNA nucleotidyltransferase, producing the protein MPLRLLDNPKIIRLLEALSATDGETRIVGGAVRDSLLGRTPHEIDLATTALPEAVTKAANAAGLKSVPTGIDHGTVTVVVEGTPFEVTTLREDVETFGRHAKVRFGDDFEKDAQRRDFTINALSLSQDGELHDYAGGLADLEARRVRFIGDPATRIAEDHLRVLRFFRFHATFGEGPLDAAGLHAAIVARASLAALSGERIRAETLKLLAARRAVEVAREISQAGVLEIVVGATFPARLERIAAIEATLSHGVDPLLRLGALCVLAPEDADRLRERLRLSNAEHRRLAHAARILEGLHGAQSPPPELELTRLLFEEGRDGARDALALAHAESRAAADEAFWLRAARFLAEAPAPDFPVKAADLMARGLSPGRALGAMLKELQAKWIRAGFPRDPATVTRLVEEATRDAMRPPLP; encoded by the coding sequence TTGCCGCTCCGTCTGCTCGACAATCCCAAGATCATCCGCCTGCTCGAGGCTTTGAGCGCGACGGACGGCGAGACGCGCATCGTCGGCGGCGCCGTGCGCGACTCCCTGCTCGGCCGCACGCCGCATGAGATCGACCTCGCCACGACGGCGCTGCCCGAGGCGGTGACCAAGGCCGCCAACGCCGCCGGCCTCAAGAGCGTGCCGACGGGCATAGATCACGGCACGGTCACAGTGGTCGTCGAAGGCACGCCCTTCGAGGTGACGACGCTGCGCGAGGATGTCGAGACCTTCGGCCGCCACGCCAAGGTGCGCTTCGGCGACGATTTCGAGAAGGACGCGCAGCGGCGTGATTTCACCATCAACGCGCTGTCGCTCTCGCAAGACGGCGAGCTCCATGATTATGCGGGAGGCCTCGCCGATCTCGAGGCGCGGCGCGTGCGCTTCATCGGCGATCCGGCGACGCGCATCGCCGAGGATCATTTGCGCGTGCTGCGCTTCTTCCGTTTTCACGCGACTTTCGGCGAGGGCCCGCTGGACGCCGCGGGCCTTCATGCGGCGATCGTCGCACGCGCGAGCTTGGCCGCGCTCTCCGGCGAACGCATCCGCGCCGAGACGCTGAAGCTGCTGGCCGCGCGCCGGGCGGTGGAGGTCGCGCGCGAAATCTCGCAGGCGGGCGTGCTGGAAATCGTCGTCGGCGCGACCTTCCCGGCGCGGCTCGAGCGGATCGCCGCGATCGAGGCGACGCTTTCCCACGGCGTCGATCCGCTGCTGCGCCTCGGCGCGCTCTGCGTTCTCGCGCCCGAGGACGCCGACCGCTTGCGCGAGCGGCTGCGGCTCTCCAACGCCGAGCATCGCCGCCTCGCCCATGCGGCGCGCATTCTCGAGGGGCTGCATGGCGCGCAATCGCCGCCGCCCGAATTGGAGCTGACGCGGCTTCTCTTCGAAGAGGGCCGCGACGGCGCGCGCGACGCGCTGGCGCTCGCCCATGCGGAGAGCCGCGCCGCGGCGGACGAGGCCTTCTGGCTGCGCGCGGCGCGCTTTCTCGCCGAGGCGCCGGCGCCGGATTTTCCGGTCAAAGCCGCGGACCTCATGGCGCGCGGGCTCTCGCCCGGCCGCGCGCTGGGCGCGATGCTTAAGGAATTGCAGGCGAAATGGATCAGGGCCGGTTTTCCGCGCGATCCGGCGACGGTGACGCGACTGGTCGAGGAGGCGACGCGCGACGCGATGCGGCCGCCGCTTCCATGA
- a CDS encoding cation:proton antiporter has product MHHGVDLLTTLAAALGLALVMGLIAAKLRLSPLVGYLFAGVLIGPATPGFVADVSLADQLAEIGVILLMFGVGLHLSLEDLLSVRRIAAPGAVVQMAIATALGVGVATYWGWHFGAALIFGLSLSCASTVVLLRALEERGEMETINGRIAVGWLVVEDLATVLLLVLLPPAAGLLGGGDPDADAGAVDIWPIVGMTLAKVAAFVILMLVVGRRLFPRILFWVAGVGSRELFTLCVVATALCVAYGSAKLFDVSFALGAFFAGMMMRESEFSHRAADESLPLRDAFSVLFFVSVGMALDPRAFIDEPWRVLAVVGIVMVGKTLAAIALTLALRYPLDTALTVGASLAQIGEFSFILAGLGVGLGLISPDGRNLILAGALVSIALNSLMFVAIEPIRARLGQKARSLDPLAELPPTVDDSRLSGQVVLVGYGRVGRKIGEKLLEWRVPFVVIEQNRELVEALRARDIAAVCGDASEPASLVQAHIARASELIVATTPDSCDLQRMVTAARRANPAVGVALRARDETEAELLEQEKIGRVFAPETELSLGMLGYLFERFGKDV; this is encoded by the coding sequence ATGCATCACGGCGTCGATCTGCTGACGACCCTCGCCGCCGCGCTCGGCCTCGCGCTCGTGATGGGGCTCATCGCCGCCAAGCTGCGGCTCTCTCCGCTCGTCGGCTATCTCTTCGCGGGCGTGTTGATCGGGCCGGCGACGCCAGGCTTCGTCGCCGACGTCTCGCTCGCCGATCAGCTCGCCGAGATCGGCGTCATTCTGCTGATGTTCGGCGTCGGCCTGCATCTCTCGCTCGAGGATTTATTGTCCGTCCGCCGCATCGCCGCGCCGGGCGCTGTGGTGCAAATGGCCATCGCCACGGCGCTCGGCGTCGGCGTCGCCACCTATTGGGGCTGGCATTTCGGCGCGGCGCTTATCTTCGGCCTCTCGCTCTCCTGCGCCAGCACTGTGGTGCTGCTGCGTGCGCTGGAGGAGCGCGGCGAAATGGAGACGATCAACGGCCGCATCGCCGTCGGCTGGCTCGTCGTCGAGGATCTGGCGACCGTTCTGCTGCTGGTCCTGCTGCCCCCTGCGGCGGGGCTGCTCGGAGGCGGCGATCCGGACGCCGACGCCGGCGCGGTCGATATATGGCCGATCGTCGGCATGACGCTCGCCAAAGTGGCCGCCTTCGTCATTCTCATGCTGGTGGTCGGACGGCGGCTGTTCCCGCGCATTTTGTTCTGGGTGGCGGGCGTCGGCTCGCGCGAATTATTCACGCTCTGCGTCGTCGCCACCGCGCTCTGCGTCGCCTATGGCTCCGCCAAGCTGTTCGACGTCTCCTTCGCGCTCGGCGCCTTTTTCGCCGGCATGATGATGCGCGAGTCGGAGTTCAGCCATCGCGCCGCGGATGAATCCCTGCCGCTGCGCGACGCTTTTTCTGTTTTGTTCTTCGTCTCGGTCGGCATGGCCTTGGATCCCCGCGCCTTCATCGACGAGCCTTGGCGCGTGCTCGCCGTCGTCGGCATAGTGATGGTCGGCAAGACGCTGGCCGCGATCGCCCTCACTCTCGCGCTGCGCTATCCGCTGGACACGGCGCTCACCGTCGGCGCGAGCCTCGCGCAGATCGGCGAATTCTCCTTCATTCTGGCCGGCCTCGGCGTCGGGCTCGGCCTCATCTCGCCGGACGGGCGCAATCTGATCCTCGCCGGTGCGCTCGTCTCCATCGCGCTCAATTCGCTCATGTTCGTCGCGATCGAGCCGATCCGCGCGCGGCTCGGGCAAAAGGCGCGCTCCCTCGATCCTTTGGCCGAGCTGCCGCCGACCGTCGACGACTCCCGCTTGAGCGGTCAGGTGGTGCTCGTCGGCTATGGCCGCGTGGGACGCAAGATCGGCGAAAAGCTGCTCGAATGGCGCGTTCCCTTCGTGGTGATCGAGCAGAATCGCGAGCTGGTGGAGGCGCTGCGGGCGCGCGATATCGCCGCCGTCTGCGGAGACGCCTCCGAGCCCGCCTCGCTGGTCCAGGCCCATATCGCGCGCGCCAGCGAGCTGATCGTCGCGACGACGCCCGACAGCTGCGATCTGCAGAGAATGGTGACAGCCGCAAGGCGCGCCAATCCCGCCGTGGGCGTGGCGCTGCGCGCGCGCGACGAGACGGAGGCCGAGCTGCTCGAGCAAGAGAAGATCGGCCGCGTCTTCGCGCCGGAGACCGAGCTCTCGCTCGGCATGCTGGGCTATTTGTTCGAGCGCTTCGGCAAGGACGTCTGA
- a CDS encoding M15 family metallopeptidase has protein sequence MTSKTTRDMLAAASACVACTAAAASLPPGFVRLADLAPQIVQDMRYAGFDNFTGRPVPGYGAAQCWLREDAAKALIAAQVEAKAEGFELILYDCYRPRRAVAAFIDWAKSSDESMKARYYPHETKRDLFARGYIAEKSSHSTGLAVDLGVLGWDFGTPFDFFDERSWTASKDVSAMAQEHRRRLEALMRRHGFHNLPTEWWHFAFTGSSEAPSFDVEIE, from the coding sequence ATGACCTCCAAAACCACCCGCGACATGCTCGCCGCCGCCAGCGCCTGCGTCGCCTGCACGGCCGCCGCCGCCTCGCTTCCGCCCGGCTTCGTGCGGCTCGCCGATCTGGCGCCGCAGATCGTGCAGGACATGCGCTATGCGGGCTTCGACAATTTCACCGGCCGCCCCGTGCCCGGCTATGGAGCGGCGCAATGCTGGCTGCGCGAGGATGCGGCCAAGGCGCTCATCGCCGCGCAGGTGGAGGCGAAGGCGGAAGGCTTCGAGCTCATCCTCTATGATTGCTATCGGCCGCGCCGCGCCGTCGCCGCCTTCATCGATTGGGCCAAAAGCTCCGACGAGAGCATGAAGGCGCGATATTATCCGCATGAGACCAAGCGCGATCTGTTCGCGCGCGGCTATATCGCCGAGAAGTCCTCGCATTCGACCGGCCTCGCGGTCGATCTCGGCGTCCTCGGCTGGGATTTCGGCACGCCTTTCGACTTTTTCGACGAGCGCTCCTGGACCGCGAGCAAAGATGTGAGCGCTATGGCGCAAGAGCATCGGCGGCGCCTCGAGGCGCTGATGCGCCGCCACGGCTTCCACAATCTGCCGACCGAATGGTGGCATTTCGCCTTCACCGGCTCGAGCGAGGCGCCGAGCTTCGACGTCGAGATCGAGTAG